In one window of Falco cherrug isolate bFalChe1 chromosome 10, bFalChe1.pri, whole genome shotgun sequence DNA:
- the LOC102059114 gene encoding glycine N-acyltransferase-like protein 3, which produces MLILTCPAQLQRLEGALRRSLPLAMPVYGAVMNINRGNPGEFEVVVDSWPNFSAVLARRSGQMPVDDCYRSTHAAFYRDVGAYQALLETPGCLRWDTAFHVFGLQEGVATVSQAIAGTKGVELEVSEYYTYPHPDPSTMPEPRLDPAVRVGSLSLAHVDLLNETWTYGGNARSRRYLAEVLERFPSICLQDETGQPISWTLTDPFGTGAHGYTLPTHRNRGHMRAVLVLAARQAQARGFPFFGHTATGNRPMQRLMEELGHQRLPGLCRFILHNPGLGRAGP; this is translated from the exons GTCTACGGGGCTGTGATGAACATCAACCGGGGGAATCCGGGTGAGTTCGAGGTCGTGGTGGACTCATGGCCCAACTTCAGTGCCGTGCTGGCGCGACGCAGCGGACAG ATGCCGGTGGATGACTGCTACAGGAGCACACATGCAGCTTTCTACAGGGATGTGGGCGCCTACCAGGCACTGCTGGAGACCCCCGGCTGCCTGCGCTGGGACACGGCCTTCCATGTCTTCG ggctccagGAGGGGGTGGCCACAGTGTCACAGGCCATTGCAGGGACCAAGGGCGTCGAGCTGGAAGTCTCAGAGTACTACACCTACCCACACCCTGACCCCAGCACCATGCCCGAGCCCCG GCTGGACCCCGCCGTGCGGGTGGGCTCACTGAGCCTGGCACACGTGGATCTGCTGAACGAGACGTGGACGTATGGGGGCAACGCGCGCAGCCGGCGGTACCTGGCAGAGGTTCTGGAGCGCTTCCCCAGCATCTGCCTGCAGGATGAGACCGGGCAGCCCATCTCCTGGACCCTGACCGACCCCTTCGGGACAGGGGCCCACGGCTACACCTTGCCCACCCACCGCAACCGCGGCCACATGCGGGCGGTGCTGGTCCTTGCTGCTCGCCAGGCACAGGCCCGTGGCTTCCCGTTCTTTGGGCACACGGCCACCGGCAACCGGCCCATGCAGCGGCTGATGGAGGAGCTGGGCCACCAGCGGCTGCCCGGGCTCTGCCGCTTCATCCTGCACAACCctggcctgggcagggctggacCCTGA
- the POLD4 gene encoding DNA polymerase delta subunit 4 produces MGTAGGGDSAGGGGEPDRGRSARPRPCPGGGSGRAGRSGASPGRADAGSRQPRAGAGPPPPPPPAALSRRAMEQPRRITDSFQRRRRPGRPPGRVKVKGCPRARPPAAPPAEDPPAAPPDQALLEMLRRFDLAWEYGPCTGITRLQRWERAQALGLSPPGPVRDALLEHQDNPDVTYSLWHEYAL; encoded by the exons ATGGGGACCGCTGGCGGGGGTGACAGTGCGGGTGGAGGGGGAGAGCCCGACCGGGGGCGgagcgcccggccccggccctgccccggcggcggcagcggcagaGCGGGGCGGAGCGGAGCGAGCCCGGGGAGGGCGGACGCCGGTTCCCGGCAGCCGCGGGCAggagcggggccgccgccgccgccgcccccagcCGCGCTGTCCCGCAGGGCCATGGAGCAGCCCCGCCGCATCACAGACTCCTtccagcggcggcggcggccggggcgaCCCCCGGGCAGGGTCAAGGTCAAGGGCTgtccccgggcccggccccccgccgccccgcccgccgaGGACCCCCCGGCGGCCCCCCCGGACCAGGCCCTGCTGGAGATGCTGCGCCGCTTCGACCTCGCCTGGGAGTACGGACCCTGCACCG GTATCACCCGCCTGCAGCGGTGGGAGCGGGCGCAGgcgctggggctgagccccccggGCCCCGTGCGCGACGCCCTCCTGGAGCACCAGGACAACCCCGATGTCACCTACAG CCTCTGGCATGAGTACGCGCTCTGA